A genomic region of Mycolicibacterium poriferae contains the following coding sequences:
- a CDS encoding SURF1 family cytochrome oxidase biogenesis protein — protein MRRWAFLLRPQWLALYVVVLAFAYLCFTVLAPWQLGKNTQTSRENAQISRSLDAEPVPLTSVLPNQDSTAPDEQWQQVTATGRYLPQSQVLARLRQVEGDPAFEVLIPFAVDGGPTVLVDRGYVEPVNGNQVPTIEPPPTGTVTITARLRDPEGVATGKDPFTSDGIQQVYSINTEQISTLTGVPLAGSYLQLVADQPGGLGVIPLPHLDAGPFLSYGIQWIAFGIIAPIGVGYFVYSEMKARRADREAAAAAQARAEDASATQNAAPLTAEQKLADRYGRRR, from the coding sequence ATGCGCCGGTGGGCCTTCCTGCTGCGGCCGCAGTGGCTGGCGCTCTACGTCGTGGTGCTGGCCTTCGCGTATCTGTGCTTCACGGTGCTGGCGCCGTGGCAGCTGGGCAAGAACACCCAGACCTCACGCGAGAACGCTCAGATCTCGCGGTCGCTGGACGCCGAGCCGGTGCCGCTGACCTCGGTGCTCCCGAACCAGGATTCCACCGCCCCTGACGAGCAGTGGCAGCAGGTGACCGCCACCGGCCGCTATCTGCCGCAGAGCCAGGTGCTGGCCCGGCTGCGGCAGGTCGAAGGGGATCCGGCTTTCGAGGTGCTGATCCCGTTCGCGGTCGACGGCGGCCCCACGGTGCTGGTCGACCGCGGCTACGTCGAGCCGGTCAACGGGAACCAGGTGCCGACCATCGAGCCGCCGCCCACCGGGACCGTGACGATCACCGCCCGGCTGCGTGATCCGGAGGGGGTCGCGACCGGTAAGGACCCGTTCACCTCCGACGGGATCCAGCAGGTGTATTCGATCAACACCGAGCAGATCTCGACGCTGACCGGCGTACCGCTGGCCGGCTCCTATCTGCAGCTGGTTGCTGATCAGCCCGGCGGGTTGGGCGTCATCCCGCTGCCGCACCTCGATGCGGGCCCGTTCCTGTCCTACGGCATCCAGTGGATCGCGTTCGGCATCATCGCCCCCATCGGTGTCGGCTACTTCGTGTATTCGGAGATGAAGGCGCGCCGCGCCGACCGCGAAGCCGCGGCCGCAGCGCAGGCTCGCGCGGAGGACGCGTCAGCGACTCAGAACGCTGCCCCGCTCACCGCCGAGCAGAAACTCGCCGACCGGTACGGCCGGCGACGCTGA
- a CDS encoding cobalamin biosynthesis protein, translated as MRAAGGRTRAAGIAAGVLADVVFGDPRRGHPVALFGSAAAALERRTYRDARWAGVVHTAGLLAATGAIGFVAQGSRRGLRETAAVAAATYVAAGGTSLCRTGEQMVGLLTAGDVDGARALLPSLCGRDPAVLDAAGLTRAALESIAENTSDAQVGPLVWAALGGAPAVLMYRAVNTLDAMIGNRSPRYARFGWAAARADDLANLLAARFTGLCVVACAPVVGGSPAASLRAWCRDARGHPSPNAGVAEASFAGALGVRLGGPTQYAHELEIRPTLGDGRVPEVADLARAVRLSRTVQLLSAAVAIVAVSVAGRTGRRVSARR; from the coding sequence GTGCGTGCAGCAGGCGGGCGGACCCGCGCAGCGGGGATAGCCGCCGGTGTCCTGGCGGACGTGGTGTTCGGCGATCCGCGGCGAGGGCATCCGGTGGCGCTGTTCGGGTCGGCGGCGGCGGCCCTGGAGCGGCGCACCTACCGTGACGCGCGCTGGGCCGGGGTCGTGCACACGGCCGGATTGCTCGCCGCGACCGGCGCGATCGGGTTCGTCGCGCAGGGCTCGCGACGCGGGCTTCGTGAGACGGCGGCCGTCGCCGCGGCGACGTACGTCGCCGCAGGGGGAACGTCGTTGTGCCGCACCGGGGAACAGATGGTGGGTCTGCTGACCGCCGGCGACGTCGACGGCGCCCGGGCGTTGCTGCCATCGCTGTGCGGCCGCGACCCCGCGGTGCTCGACGCCGCCGGGTTGACCCGGGCGGCGCTGGAGTCGATCGCCGAGAACACCTCCGACGCTCAGGTCGGACCGCTGGTGTGGGCCGCGCTGGGCGGCGCGCCGGCAGTGCTGATGTACCGGGCGGTCAACACGCTCGACGCGATGATCGGCAACCGTTCGCCGCGCTACGCCCGATTCGGGTGGGCGGCGGCCCGGGCCGACGACCTGGCCAACCTGCTCGCGGCCCGGTTCACCGGGTTGTGTGTGGTGGCGTGCGCGCCGGTGGTCGGTGGGTCGCCCGCGGCGTCGCTGCGGGCGTGGTGCCGGGACGCGCGCGGACACCCCAGCCCCAACGCCGGCGTCGCCGAGGCCTCGTTCGCGGGGGCACTCGGGGTGCGCCTCGGTGGGCCCACCCAGTACGCCCACGAGCTGGAGATACGCCCCACCCTGGGCGACGGCCGCGTCCCCGAGGTGGCCGACCTGGCCCGCGCGGTGCGGCTGTCGCGGACGGTGCAGCTGCTGTCGGCGGCCGTGGCCATCGTGGCGGTCAGCGTCGCCGGCCGTACCGGTCGGCGAGTTTCTGCTCGGCGGTGA
- a CDS encoding VOC family protein, whose translation MSFPALAHVAVTVRDLTVSTPWYRALFDSDPVLDEDTDAGFHHVVWQLGDGTLFGIHQHTTAAPDEAFSEFRAGLDHVAFGCASRAELQTWAGRLDALGVSHGGIVDAHYGSGVSFRDPDGIALEFFAPPG comes from the coding sequence ATGAGCTTTCCCGCACTGGCACACGTCGCGGTCACGGTGCGCGACCTGACCGTCAGCACCCCCTGGTATCGAGCGCTGTTCGACAGCGACCCGGTGCTCGACGAGGACACCGACGCCGGCTTCCACCACGTGGTGTGGCAACTCGGCGACGGCACCCTGTTCGGCATCCACCAACACACCACGGCCGCCCCGGACGAGGCGTTCTCCGAATTCCGGGCCGGGCTCGACCATGTCGCGTTCGGCTGCGCGTCACGCGCGGAACTGCAGACCTGGGCCGGGCGACTCGATGCGCTCGGGGTGTCCCACGGCGGGATCGTCGACGCACACTATGGCTCGGGGGTCAGTTTCCGCGATCCCGATGGCATCGCTTTGGAGTTCTTCGCGCCCCCCGGGTGA
- a CDS encoding amidohydrolase, which translates to MADLVLLAGTVITMEEGSPRAQAVAVSDDRIVAVGSLEECRAALPDADVVDTGAAALAPGFVEPHGHPLISGVATQAPARSIAPWDAPKWADVQKVFSEALTGTDPDTPLWFTGFDALLHGHPSPKADELDAIFGDRVTVVTDNSGHGVYFNSAMIRLHGWDTDPPADPVAAHYGRNADGSLNGQGFELPVVTAVVGPLMAQLGDPLVSAAHYYALMSRGGYTSASDMTYDPKFAAGYEALAAAPSCPLRVSMWEMSITETYTEPATFTAGEPWLTKAGVKLWTDGSPWVGNIAISFPYLDTETTRTAGIDPATAGGAHSMNYSRAQLDEILDHAAPKGWQMAFHANGDLALDLALDAYEDALNRHGLLGSDHRWRLEHCGAGTRAHFDRAARLGVHVSLAPFQYYYWGDLLDGAMFDPSHGARWQAFADAVDSGACVSLHNDGSVSPPTPVTNIATTVTRRTRNGGMHCAEQAISLEAAWRAQTIDAARTLRRDHLVGSIAPGKLADFVELSADPWAMAPDELIDSVQVTGTWVGGRRIDLDEFLGAVAAGDNSAHAHLAERKATGCC; encoded by the coding sequence ATGGCTGATCTTGTCCTGCTCGCCGGCACCGTCATCACGATGGAGGAGGGCTCGCCGCGGGCCCAGGCCGTCGCCGTCTCCGATGACCGCATCGTCGCCGTCGGCAGCCTCGAGGAGTGCCGCGCCGCACTGCCCGACGCCGACGTCGTCGACACCGGCGCTGCGGCGCTGGCTCCGGGATTCGTGGAACCGCACGGCCATCCGCTGATCAGCGGGGTGGCCACCCAGGCGCCCGCCCGCTCGATCGCGCCGTGGGATGCGCCGAAGTGGGCGGATGTGCAGAAGGTGTTCAGTGAGGCGCTGACCGGCACCGACCCCGACACCCCGTTGTGGTTCACCGGTTTCGACGCGCTGCTGCACGGCCACCCCTCCCCCAAGGCCGACGAGCTGGACGCGATCTTCGGCGACCGGGTCACCGTGGTGACCGACAACTCCGGGCACGGGGTGTACTTCAACTCCGCGATGATCAGGCTGCACGGCTGGGATACCGACCCGCCAGCCGACCCGGTCGCCGCGCACTACGGCCGCAACGCCGACGGCTCGCTCAACGGCCAGGGTTTCGAGCTGCCGGTCGTCACCGCGGTGGTGGGGCCGCTGATGGCGCAGCTGGGTGACCCGTTGGTGTCGGCGGCTCACTACTACGCACTGATGTCTCGGGGTGGCTACACCTCGGCCTCGGACATGACCTACGACCCGAAGTTCGCCGCCGGGTACGAGGCGCTGGCCGCGGCGCCGTCCTGCCCGCTGCGCGTGAGCATGTGGGAGATGTCGATCACCGAGACCTACACCGAGCCCGCCACGTTCACCGCCGGGGAGCCGTGGCTCACCAAGGCCGGAGTGAAGCTGTGGACCGACGGCTCACCCTGGGTGGGCAACATCGCGATCTCGTTTCCCTACCTGGACACCGAGACGACCCGCACCGCGGGCATCGATCCCGCCACCGCCGGCGGCGCGCACTCGATGAACTACTCGCGCGCCCAGCTCGACGAGATCCTCGACCACGCCGCCCCGAAAGGCTGGCAGATGGCGTTTCACGCCAACGGCGACCTGGCGCTGGATCTCGCGCTGGACGCCTACGAGGACGCCCTGAACCGGCACGGCCTGCTCGGCAGCGATCACCGCTGGCGCCTCGAGCACTGCGGGGCGGGTACGCGTGCGCATTTCGACCGGGCCGCCCGGCTCGGCGTGCACGTCTCGCTGGCGCCGTTTCAGTACTACTACTGGGGTGATCTGCTCGACGGCGCGATGTTCGACCCGTCGCACGGCGCCCGCTGGCAGGCGTTCGCCGACGCGGTCGACTCGGGGGCATGCGTGTCGCTGCACAACGACGGGTCGGTGTCCCCGCCCACCCCGGTGACCAACATCGCCACCACCGTGACGCGGCGGACCCGCAACGGTGGGATGCACTGTGCAGAGCAGGCGATCTCGTTGGAGGCGGCCTGGCGGGCCCAGACCATCGACGCCGCGCGCACACTGCGCCGGGATCATCTGGTCGGGTCGATCGCGCCGGGCAAGCTCGCCGACTTCGTGGAGCTCAGCGCCGACCCGTGGGCGATGGCGCCCGACGAACTCATCGACTCCGTGCAGGTGACGGGCACGTGGGTCGGTGGGCGGCGGATCGACCTCGACGAGTTCCTCGGCGCCGTCGCGGCGGGCGACAACTCGGCCCACGCGCATCTGGCTGAGCGCAAGGCCACCGGCTGCTGCTAG
- a CDS encoding primary-amine oxidase, producing MASHPLEPLSADEFRRTAEILRRDGHVSDTFRFASIELVEPPKRDVLAWHTGDPVPRHALAVVWNRSDNKTYEATVDLTGDTVLSVQHIPDVTPNFTVDEFHEVDEAMRAHPDVVAKLGERGITDMSRVVVDVWTYGRALMPEQYRDRRLGWCDLWVRESPDGNPYAHPVSGLKLVVDMNTLELLEIEDEFDVGMPAVNGEYVPGPWTGQQRTDLKPLHITQPDGTSFTVDGTELRWQNWSMRLGFNYREGPVIYQVAYDDHGVRRDIAYRMSLAEMVVPYRDPTFDHYRRTAFDIGEWGLGFMTTSLELGCDCLGEIRYVDAVLHDTAGVPYEIKNAICLHEEDNAVLWKHVDLVTGAEVRRQRRMVVSCHVTVANYEYLVYWRFYQDGNIECEVRATGIMVTTPYAEGEPAPPYGTVVDNRTYAPFHQHFLVARLDLDVDGSANTVVEVDSVAPPVSEDNPHGLALVTRSTPITSEASSARDFDWNTQRGWKVINPDKVNRHGTQVGYKLVPGAAFPALMDPTTPQYLRAPVIGHTLWVTQHDDDERWPCGRYPTQSTVDTGMTEWIKDDAPLENADVVLWYVFGIHHITRVEEWPIMPVDTVSFWLKPSGFFDQNPSIDVAPTPKAADATCHTGTAEHLAADRAAHMH from the coding sequence ATGGCGTCTCACCCTTTGGAACCTCTGAGTGCGGACGAGTTCCGCCGCACCGCCGAGATACTCCGCCGGGACGGGCATGTCAGCGACACCTTCCGTTTCGCGTCGATCGAGCTGGTGGAACCACCCAAGAGGGACGTGCTGGCGTGGCACACGGGAGACCCGGTTCCGCGGCATGCGCTGGCGGTGGTGTGGAACCGGTCGGACAATAAGACCTACGAGGCCACCGTCGATCTCACCGGCGATACCGTCCTCTCGGTCCAGCACATTCCCGACGTCACACCGAACTTCACCGTCGACGAGTTCCACGAGGTCGACGAAGCCATGCGCGCTCACCCGGACGTGGTGGCGAAGCTGGGCGAACGCGGTATCACCGACATGAGTCGGGTCGTCGTCGACGTCTGGACCTACGGCAGAGCGCTGATGCCCGAACAGTATCGCGACCGCCGACTGGGCTGGTGCGACCTCTGGGTCCGTGAGTCACCCGACGGGAACCCCTACGCCCACCCCGTTTCCGGCTTGAAGCTCGTCGTCGACATGAACACCCTCGAACTCCTCGAGATCGAGGACGAGTTCGACGTCGGAATGCCGGCGGTGAACGGCGAATACGTACCGGGACCGTGGACGGGTCAACAGCGCACGGACCTCAAGCCGCTTCATATCACCCAGCCCGACGGCACGTCGTTCACCGTTGACGGCACCGAATTGCGTTGGCAGAACTGGTCGATGCGCCTGGGCTTCAACTATCGCGAGGGTCCGGTGATCTATCAGGTCGCCTATGACGATCACGGCGTGCGGCGTGACATCGCCTACCGGATGTCGCTGGCCGAGATGGTGGTCCCCTACCGCGACCCCACGTTCGATCATTACCGCCGAACCGCTTTCGACATCGGCGAGTGGGGGCTCGGTTTCATGACCACCTCGCTGGAACTGGGGTGCGACTGCCTCGGCGAGATCCGCTACGTCGACGCGGTGCTGCACGACACCGCTGGTGTGCCGTACGAGATCAAGAACGCCATCTGTCTGCACGAAGAAGACAACGCGGTGCTCTGGAAGCACGTCGATCTGGTGACCGGTGCCGAGGTGCGCCGTCAGCGACGGATGGTGGTCTCCTGCCACGTGACCGTCGCGAACTACGAGTACCTCGTCTACTGGCGGTTCTACCAGGACGGCAACATCGAGTGCGAGGTGCGGGCGACCGGGATCATGGTCACCACCCCCTACGCCGAGGGCGAGCCGGCGCCACCGTACGGCACCGTCGTCGACAACCGCACCTACGCGCCGTTCCACCAGCACTTCCTGGTGGCGCGACTGGATCTCGACGTAGACGGGTCGGCGAACACGGTCGTCGAGGTCGACTCGGTCGCACCGCCGGTGTCGGAGGACAACCCGCACGGCCTGGCTCTGGTCACCAGGTCCACCCCGATCACGTCAGAGGCCAGCAGCGCCCGCGATTTCGACTGGAACACCCAGCGCGGCTGGAAGGTGATCAACCCGGACAAGGTCAATCGGCACGGTACCCAGGTGGGTTACAAGCTGGTTCCGGGTGCGGCGTTCCCGGCTCTGATGGATCCCACCACGCCGCAGTATCTTCGGGCGCCGGTGATCGGCCACACGCTGTGGGTCACGCAACACGACGACGACGAGCGCTGGCCGTGCGGCAGGTATCCGACCCAGTCCACCGTCGACACCGGCATGACGGAGTGGATCAAGGACGACGCACCGCTCGAGAACGCCGACGTGGTCCTCTGGTACGTCTTCGGCATCCACCACATCACCAGGGTCGAGGAATGGCCGATCATGCCGGTCGACACGGTGTCGTTCTGGCTCAAGCCGTCCGGGTTCTTCGACCAGAACCCGTCGATCGATGTCGCGCCGACGCCGAAGGCCGCGGACGCGACCTGCCACACCGGCACAGCGGAGCACCTCGCCGCCGATCGGGCGGCCCACATGCACTGA
- a CDS encoding GAF domain-containing protein, which produces MGVERAKVVKDQAVAFNVALTVLAVLTAAATFAISQIPPGGWLVGIRVLAACLAAATAVVGFLKFRNERAFKRQQEEERVSLDQALRAESRRTSLLINGAMLGTADKLRRLAMLDQAAKDTEISGYRASIVSKVCDLVQSEAPRAAYFRVQDLGARSRVMQSGTYSDSRNREDSFTSEFVEGHGGDQGVWDLIDTGDVELSNDTDTAVPESWDITKDRQYKSFVSVPVRAEGVAFGMLTANTLETDGFSNSDVASIKVLAHLLAAAEATTMTPARIARAVQRRGN; this is translated from the coding sequence GTGGGGGTCGAGCGGGCGAAGGTCGTCAAGGACCAAGCGGTTGCCTTCAACGTCGCGCTGACGGTGCTGGCTGTTCTGACCGCTGCGGCTACCTTTGCGATCAGTCAGATCCCGCCGGGTGGTTGGCTCGTTGGAATCCGGGTCCTGGCCGCGTGCCTCGCTGCAGCGACCGCCGTTGTCGGCTTCCTCAAGTTCAGGAACGAGCGCGCGTTCAAGCGGCAGCAGGAGGAGGAGCGGGTCTCGCTCGATCAGGCCTTGCGGGCGGAATCTCGCCGCACCTCATTGCTTATCAACGGGGCGATGCTCGGCACTGCGGACAAGCTGCGCCGCCTGGCGATGTTGGACCAGGCGGCCAAGGATACGGAGATCAGCGGGTACAGGGCGTCGATCGTCAGCAAGGTCTGCGATCTCGTCCAGAGCGAGGCGCCGCGCGCCGCCTACTTTCGCGTGCAGGATCTGGGTGCTCGAAGCCGGGTGATGCAGTCGGGCACCTATAGTGACTCGCGAAATCGCGAAGACTCCTTCACCAGCGAATTCGTCGAGGGTCACGGCGGTGATCAGGGAGTGTGGGACCTCATAGATACCGGTGACGTCGAGCTGAGCAACGACACCGACACCGCAGTCCCTGAATCCTGGGACATCACCAAGGACCGCCAGTACAAGTCCTTCGTCTCCGTCCCAGTTCGCGCAGAAGGCGTCGCTTTCGGGATGCTGACAGCCAATACGCTCGAAACCGATGGGTTCTCCAACTCAGATGTCGCATCGATCAAGGTGTTGGCCCACCTGCTGGCCGCGGCGGAAGCGACGACGATGACGCCCGCGCGTATCGCCAGGGCTGTCCAGCGGCGGGGTAACTAG
- a CDS encoding peroxiredoxin, translating into MLAVGEQAPDFTLKDQNNQLVRLSAFRGERGVLLVFFPLAFTGICQRELDDIQDRIGDFVNADLATLAVSVGPPPTHKVWATQRGFTFPVLADFWPHGAVSQAYGVFNDSSGYPNRGTIAVDRAGIVRFADCRQPGEGRDAAVWAAALAALQT; encoded by the coding sequence GTGCTCGCCGTCGGTGAGCAGGCCCCGGACTTCACGCTCAAGGACCAGAACAACCAGCTGGTGAGGCTGTCGGCGTTCCGCGGTGAGCGCGGGGTGCTGCTGGTGTTCTTTCCGCTCGCGTTCACCGGCATCTGCCAGCGCGAACTCGACGACATCCAGGACAGGATCGGCGACTTCGTCAACGCCGACCTGGCCACGCTGGCCGTGTCCGTCGGGCCGCCGCCCACCCACAAGGTGTGGGCCACTCAGCGCGGTTTCACCTTTCCCGTGCTCGCCGACTTCTGGCCCCACGGCGCGGTCAGCCAGGCCTACGGGGTGTTCAACGATTCGTCCGGCTATCCCAACCGCGGCACCATCGCCGTCGACCGTGCCGGAATCGTGCGCTTCGCCGACTGCAGACAGCCCGGCGAGGGCCGCGACGCGGCGGTCTGGGCGGCCGCGCTGGCCGCACTTCAGACCTGA
- a CDS encoding DUF3052 domain-containing protein has product MVSAGDPPNYARSLGIQKDQVVQELGWDEDTDDDIRADIEEASGSELLDEDADEVIDVVLLWWRDGDGDLVDALMDAITPLADDGVIWVATPKTGKPGHVLPAEIAESAPTAGLMQTSSANLGDWIATRLVQPKSKAAGRH; this is encoded by the coding sequence GTGGTGTCGGCGGGTGACCCCCCGAACTACGCCCGCAGTCTGGGCATCCAAAAAGATCAGGTTGTGCAGGAGTTGGGGTGGGACGAAGACACCGACGACGACATCCGAGCCGACATCGAGGAGGCGTCCGGCAGCGAACTGCTGGATGAGGACGCCGACGAAGTCATCGACGTGGTGCTGCTGTGGTGGCGCGACGGTGACGGCGACCTCGTCGACGCGCTGATGGACGCCATCACCCCGCTTGCCGACGACGGCGTCATCTGGGTGGCCACCCCCAAGACCGGCAAGCCCGGTCATGTGCTGCCCGCCGAGATCGCCGAGTCGGCCCCGACGGCGGGCCTGATGCAGACATCGTCGGCGAACCTGGGGGACTGGATCGCGACCCGTCTGGTCCAGCCGAAGTCCAAGGCCGCCGGCCGGCACTAG